In Cupriavidus basilensis, one genomic interval encodes:
- a CDS encoding DUF932 domain-containing protein — MQLASRFAHHSPALRSETPLSDDQIRRVAPSIFADAPHESRSERYSYIPTAAVLTELRKEGFQPFMVCQTRVRNEGRREHTKHMLRLRHSNQINAREANEIILLNSHDGTSSYQLLGGMFRFVCSNGLVCGDTMGDVRVPHKGDVAGHVIEGAYQVLGGFEHAQESRESMQAITLDAGESEVFARAALALKYDDPTKPAPITESQILMPRRFDDRRPDLWSVFNRTQENLTKGGLAGRAANGRRQRTRPVQGIDSDVRLNRALWLLADGMRQLKA, encoded by the coding sequence ATGCAACTCGCATCCCGCTTCGCTCACCACTCCCCCGCATTGCGCAGCGAAACCCCGCTGTCCGATGACCAGATTCGCAGGGTGGCCCCGTCCATCTTCGCGGACGCTCCGCATGAGAGCCGTTCCGAGCGGTACAGCTACATCCCCACCGCCGCCGTGTTGACCGAGCTTCGCAAGGAGGGTTTCCAGCCCTTCATGGTGTGCCAAACCCGCGTGCGCAACGAAGGCCGGCGCGAGCACACCAAACACATGCTGCGCCTGCGCCACTCCAACCAGATCAACGCCCGCGAAGCCAATGAAATCATCCTGCTGAACTCGCACGACGGCACGAGCAGCTATCAATTACTGGGTGGCATGTTCCGCTTCGTTTGCAGCAATGGCCTTGTCTGCGGCGACACCATGGGCGATGTGCGCGTGCCCCACAAAGGCGACGTGGCCGGGCATGTCATCGAGGGCGCCTATCAGGTGCTAGGTGGCTTCGAGCATGCGCAGGAATCGCGCGAATCCATGCAGGCCATCACGCTGGATGCAGGGGAATCGGAAGTGTTCGCCCGCGCTGCGCTGGCCCTCAAGTACGACGACCCGACCAAGCCCGCGCCCATCACGGAATCGCAAATCCTGATGCCGCGCCGGTTCGATGACCGCCGCCCCGACCTGTGGAGCGTGTTCAACCGCACGCAGGAGAACTTGACCAAGGGCGGATTGGCTGGCCGCGCCGCCAATGGCCGCAGGCAGCGGACCCGGCCCGTGCAGGGCATCGATTCCGATGTGCGCCTGAACCGCGCCCTGTGGCTGCTGGCCGATGGCATGCGTCAGCTCAAGGCCTGA
- a CDS encoding HEPN-associated N-terminal domain-containing protein produces the protein MSGVDLDEKAVCGTCIGNKFLSQKISASETTDVACDYCGRNAPTLGLDEIAQIFDHEFQDNYQVADNILREDHGYPSLGDELQEIIQQEVEPASHALSDDLFEIVWAIWERDAYDGQAPEADALFIKTGVADHWLHRRWHDMQESLRTRTRFVNPDALEVLQMVFDKVDKDVTASGEPLIVEVGPGHELGTLFRARVFQNDDALEKALEDPDAQLGPLRVLAVRDA, from the coding sequence TTGAGCGGAGTCGATCTAGATGAAAAGGCAGTCTGTGGCACATGCATCGGCAATAAGTTCCTAAGCCAGAAGATAAGTGCCAGCGAAACGACCGATGTAGCGTGTGACTATTGCGGACGGAACGCACCGACCTTGGGGCTAGATGAAATCGCACAGATTTTTGACCACGAGTTCCAGGACAACTATCAAGTTGCCGACAATATTCTTCGTGAGGATCATGGGTATCCGTCTCTCGGGGATGAACTCCAGGAGATCATTCAGCAAGAAGTAGAACCCGCATCCCATGCGCTTTCCGACGATTTATTCGAAATCGTGTGGGCCATCTGGGAACGCGATGCATACGATGGCCAGGCACCAGAGGCGGACGCCTTATTCATTAAAACTGGCGTAGCAGACCACTGGCTTCATCGCCGATGGCATGACATGCAGGAAAGTCTTCGGACACGCACTAGGTTTGTTAACCCAGACGCACTCGAAGTGCTCCAGATGGTCTTCGACAAGGTAGACAAAGATGTCACTGCCTCGGGCGAGCCTTTGATTGTCGAGGTCGGCCCCGGTCATGAACTGGGAACTCTTTTCCGCGCACGTGTTTTTCAGAACGACGATGCCTTGGAGAAGGCGCTGGAAGACCCAGACGCTCAACTGGGGCCCCTTCGGGTGTTGGCGGTGCGGGACGCATGA
- a CDS encoding RES family NAD+ phosphorylase — protein sequence MNARGISMFYGANSPDVAIAEVRPPVGSRVAVAEFKILRSIRLLDLTRLPQIPSVINRSMFDASSLEIARRQKFLSQLERVLTKPVLPEHSEDGYLLTQVISDYLATHAKLNLDGLIFRSAQVPASENRRPLNVTLFNKASFVKRFFKRHGRELNAYLYETDDEGDQWFHPQVWYKEDPASLNDEWDFLEKTDSTLELVPQSIVICEIKGISYDIRKSEVQLMDVSERT from the coding sequence ATGAACGCCAGAGGCATCTCGATGTTCTACGGCGCCAATTCGCCAGATGTCGCGATTGCCGAGGTACGGCCTCCCGTTGGAAGCCGCGTTGCGGTTGCAGAATTCAAAATTCTTCGTTCAATACGATTGCTGGATTTGACACGCCTGCCGCAAATTCCATCTGTCATAAATCGCAGCATGTTCGATGCGTCATCACTGGAAATCGCGCGACGACAGAAGTTCCTTTCTCAACTCGAAAGAGTACTCACCAAGCCCGTCCTCCCTGAGCACAGTGAGGATGGCTATCTGTTGACACAAGTGATATCCGACTATCTCGCCACCCATGCGAAGCTCAATTTGGATGGATTAATCTTCCGCTCTGCGCAGGTGCCAGCATCCGAAAACAGGCGCCCGCTCAACGTCACGCTATTCAACAAGGCATCGTTCGTAAAGAGATTTTTCAAGAGACATGGGCGCGAGTTAAATGCCTATCTATACGAAACGGATGATGAGGGTGATCAATGGTTTCATCCACAGGTTTGGTACAAAGAAGATCCCGCATCGCTCAACGATGAATGGGATTTCTTGGAAAAAACCGATTCGACGTTGGAGCTTGTCCCCCAGTCCATAGTCATCTGCGAAATCAAAGGCATCAGCTATGACATACGGAAATCGGAGGTGCAATTGATGGACGTATCTGAGCGGACTTAG